Proteins co-encoded in one Leptidea sinapis chromosome 16, ilLepSina1.1, whole genome shotgun sequence genomic window:
- the LOC126968684 gene encoding poly(ADP-ribose) glycohydrolase-like isoform X3, with translation MQSTRKGLNIVLTAMSHHIWRGVPLQYMYGSDSPWGTPEFPLVRPASNHTVLYHIPNNGDMIERPPKPQIGQDKWDKDHVRLPCSPQSLYPVFDNFGKKRLRERWDIIVEALSKPIRNSQDLVNAILTYNTGFRDSRFWKFSALHKLFDEYLEEEESRYFFDVTLPQIIQLALALPKLIQAPIPLLKQNRTSSVSLSQEQISCLLANAFFCTFPRRNSRNRDAEYATYPFINFTPLFNYKPFDNVLEKIKCICHYFRRVCTKVQFLLEW, from the exons ATGCAGTCCACGAGAAAAGGATTAAATATCGTATTAACTG CGATGTCGCATCACATTTGGAGAGGAGTACCATTGCAATATATGTATGGCTCTGATTCGCCATGGGGTACACCGGAATTTCCTCTAGTGCGGCCAGCAAGCAACCATACGGTACTGTATCACATACCAAACAACGGAGATATGATAGAAAGGCCTCCTAAACCGCAAATTGGACAAGACAAATGGGACAAAGATCATGTTCGTCTACCGTGCTCTCCTCAGAGTTTGTATCCTGTATTTGAt aattttggAAAAAAGCGTTTGAGAGAAAGGTGGGATATAATAGTAGAAGCTCTGAGCAAACCAATCAGAAACAGCCAGGACCTGGTCAATGCTATCTTGACTTACAATACAGGATTTAGAGATTCGAGATTCTGGAAATTTTCAGCACTTCATAAATTGTTTGATGAG TATCTGGAAGAAGAGGAATCTCGATATTTCTTTGATGTCACCTTGCCACAAATAATCCAACTGGCTCTGGCCTTGCCAAAGCTAATACAAGCACCAATACCATTGCTCAA acaAAATAGAACTTCATCAGTTTCATTATCACAGGAACAAATCAGTTGTTTGCTCGCAAATGCATTCTTCTGCACATTTCCGAGGAGGAATTCCAGAAATAGGGATGCTGAGTATGCCACTTACCCATTTATTAACTTTACACC TTTGTTCAATTATAAACCATTCGACAATGTGTTGGAGAAGATCAAATGTATTTGCCATTATTTTAGACGAGTGTGTACTAaag TACAGTTCCTACTGGAGTGGTAA
- the LOC126968684 gene encoding poly(ADP-ribose) glycohydrolase-like isoform X1 — MQSTRKGLNIVLTAMSHHIWRGVPLQYMYGSDSPWGTPEFPLVRPASNHTVLYHIPNNGDMIERPPKPQIGQDKWDKDHVRLPCSPQSLYPVFDNFGKKRLRERWDIIVEALSKPIRNSQDLVNAILTYNTGFRDSRFWKFSALHKLFDEYLEEEESRYFFDVTLPQIIQLALALPKLIQAPIPLLKQNRTSSVSLSQEQISCLLANAFFCTFPRRNSRNRDAEYATYPFINFTPLFNYKPFDNVLEKIKCICHYFRRVCTKVPTGVVTFTRRSVPRSECPEWARSTRKMAVPVHVDPEAIIEDLDGLIQVDFANRYLGGGVLGGGCVQEEIRFVICPELMVSMMLTQALQPTEAVLIIGSERYSNYSGYGSSFHWSGDHVDATPMDSSFRRRCAVLALDAMPFPNKTAGEWEVQAIERELNKAWVGFSIHTEGEGLQYPGVATGNWGCGAFGGSSTLKSMLQIMASAQAGRPLAYCTFRDVAKRDYINRMYSRMCKHDVTVGQMYKMLVQYSQTANTDEMKIFLESSLEQHCKPPEVKPKQKPEPMSINPTPESAADQKPKAEVNIEKELLKNSPDMFEGDEIIASSSVKNEDDNFWSRNLKLLSQMDKIDQNSDNLNLTPTSDSQRVKDVPMAEDKHEMEVSPVVKKSLGKKITDYFSKQSDVKMSCE; from the exons ATGCAGTCCACGAGAAAAGGATTAAATATCGTATTAACTG CGATGTCGCATCACATTTGGAGAGGAGTACCATTGCAATATATGTATGGCTCTGATTCGCCATGGGGTACACCGGAATTTCCTCTAGTGCGGCCAGCAAGCAACCATACGGTACTGTATCACATACCAAACAACGGAGATATGATAGAAAGGCCTCCTAAACCGCAAATTGGACAAGACAAATGGGACAAAGATCATGTTCGTCTACCGTGCTCTCCTCAGAGTTTGTATCCTGTATTTGAt aattttggAAAAAAGCGTTTGAGAGAAAGGTGGGATATAATAGTAGAAGCTCTGAGCAAACCAATCAGAAACAGCCAGGACCTGGTCAATGCTATCTTGACTTACAATACAGGATTTAGAGATTCGAGATTCTGGAAATTTTCAGCACTTCATAAATTGTTTGATGAG TATCTGGAAGAAGAGGAATCTCGATATTTCTTTGATGTCACCTTGCCACAAATAATCCAACTGGCTCTGGCCTTGCCAAAGCTAATACAAGCACCAATACCATTGCTCAA acaAAATAGAACTTCATCAGTTTCATTATCACAGGAACAAATCAGTTGTTTGCTCGCAAATGCATTCTTCTGCACATTTCCGAGGAGGAATTCCAGAAATAGGGATGCTGAGTATGCCACTTACCCATTTATTAACTTTACACC TTTGTTCAATTATAAACCATTCGACAATGTGTTGGAGAAGATCAAATGTATTTGCCATTATTTTAGACGAGTGTGTACTAaag TTCCTACTGGAGTGGTAACGTTCACTCGTCGCTCAGTCCCGCGGTCCGAGTGCCCGGAGTGGGCCAGGTCCACTCGCAAGATGGCGGTGCCGGTACACGTGGACCCCGAGGCGATCATTGAGGACTTGGATGGACTGATACAAGTAGATTTTGCCAATAG GTATCTGGGTGGCGGAGTGCTGGGAGGCGGCTGTGTGCAAGAGGAGATCCGCTTTGTGATTTGCCCGGAGCTGATGGTGTCCATGATGTTGACCCAGGCACTGCAGCCCACCGAAGCCGTGCTCATCATTG GCAGCGAACGTTACAGCAACTACTCTGGCTACGGCTCCAGCTTCCATTGGTCGGGTGATCACGTGGACGCCACCCCCATGGACTCGTCATTCCGCAGACGATGCGCGGTTCTGGCTTTGGACGCGATGCCGTTCCCGAACAAGACTGCGGGCGAGTGGGAGGTGCAAGCTATCGAGCGAGAGCTCAATAAG GCGTGGGTGGGGTTCTCGATCCACACGGAAGGCGAGGGCCTCCAGTACCCGGGAGTGGCCACAGGCAACTGGGGCTGCGGCGCCTTCGGGGGCTCGTCCACGTTGAAGTCCATGTTGCAGATCATGGCCAGTGCCCAGGCCGGGAGGCCGCTGGCCTACTGCACCTTCAGGGACGTGGCCAAGAGGGACTACATCAACCGGATGTACAGCCGCATGTGCAAACATGACGTCACCGTCG gGCAAATGTACAAAATGCTCGTGCAATATTCCCAGACTGCAAACACCGATGAGATGAAGATATTTCTAGAGAGTAGTTTGGAACAACATTGTAAACCGCCTGAAGTTAAACCGAAACAGAAACCGGAGCCGATGTCCATT AACCCTACTCCAGAATCTGCTGCAGATCAGAAACCCAAAGCTGAGGTAAATATAGAAAAAGAGCTGCTGAAAAACTCACCAGACATGTTCGAAGGTGATGAAATAATTGCTTCGAGCTCTGTAAAAAATGAAGATGATAACTTCTGGAGCCGTAACCTGAAGCTGTTATCACAAATGGACAAAATCGATCAAAATAGTGATAATCTGAATCTAACTCCGACATCAGATAGTCAAAGAGTCAAAGACGTGCCCATGGCCGAAGATAAACATGAAATGGAGGTGTCGCcagttgtaaaaaaaagtcTTGGTAAAAAAATAACCGATTATTTTTCAAAGCAATCTGATGTTAAGATGTCATGTGaataa
- the LOC126968684 gene encoding poly(ADP-ribose) glycohydrolase-like isoform X2 gives MSHHIWRGVPLQYMYGSDSPWGTPEFPLVRPASNHTVLYHIPNNGDMIERPPKPQIGQDKWDKDHVRLPCSPQSLYPVFDNFGKKRLRERWDIIVEALSKPIRNSQDLVNAILTYNTGFRDSRFWKFSALHKLFDEYLEEEESRYFFDVTLPQIIQLALALPKLIQAPIPLLKQNRTSSVSLSQEQISCLLANAFFCTFPRRNSRNRDAEYATYPFINFTPLFNYKPFDNVLEKIKCICHYFRRVCTKVPTGVVTFTRRSVPRSECPEWARSTRKMAVPVHVDPEAIIEDLDGLIQVDFANRYLGGGVLGGGCVQEEIRFVICPELMVSMMLTQALQPTEAVLIIGSERYSNYSGYGSSFHWSGDHVDATPMDSSFRRRCAVLALDAMPFPNKTAGEWEVQAIERELNKAWVGFSIHTEGEGLQYPGVATGNWGCGAFGGSSTLKSMLQIMASAQAGRPLAYCTFRDVAKRDYINRMYSRMCKHDVTVGQMYKMLVQYSQTANTDEMKIFLESSLEQHCKPPEVKPKQKPEPMSINPTPESAADQKPKAEVNIEKELLKNSPDMFEGDEIIASSSVKNEDDNFWSRNLKLLSQMDKIDQNSDNLNLTPTSDSQRVKDVPMAEDKHEMEVSPVVKKSLGKKITDYFSKQSDVKMSCE, from the exons ATGTCGCATCACATTTGGAGAGGAGTACCATTGCAATATATGTATGGCTCTGATTCGCCATGGGGTACACCGGAATTTCCTCTAGTGCGGCCAGCAAGCAACCATACGGTACTGTATCACATACCAAACAACGGAGATATGATAGAAAGGCCTCCTAAACCGCAAATTGGACAAGACAAATGGGACAAAGATCATGTTCGTCTACCGTGCTCTCCTCAGAGTTTGTATCCTGTATTTGAt aattttggAAAAAAGCGTTTGAGAGAAAGGTGGGATATAATAGTAGAAGCTCTGAGCAAACCAATCAGAAACAGCCAGGACCTGGTCAATGCTATCTTGACTTACAATACAGGATTTAGAGATTCGAGATTCTGGAAATTTTCAGCACTTCATAAATTGTTTGATGAG TATCTGGAAGAAGAGGAATCTCGATATTTCTTTGATGTCACCTTGCCACAAATAATCCAACTGGCTCTGGCCTTGCCAAAGCTAATACAAGCACCAATACCATTGCTCAA acaAAATAGAACTTCATCAGTTTCATTATCACAGGAACAAATCAGTTGTTTGCTCGCAAATGCATTCTTCTGCACATTTCCGAGGAGGAATTCCAGAAATAGGGATGCTGAGTATGCCACTTACCCATTTATTAACTTTACACC TTTGTTCAATTATAAACCATTCGACAATGTGTTGGAGAAGATCAAATGTATTTGCCATTATTTTAGACGAGTGTGTACTAaag TTCCTACTGGAGTGGTAACGTTCACTCGTCGCTCAGTCCCGCGGTCCGAGTGCCCGGAGTGGGCCAGGTCCACTCGCAAGATGGCGGTGCCGGTACACGTGGACCCCGAGGCGATCATTGAGGACTTGGATGGACTGATACAAGTAGATTTTGCCAATAG GTATCTGGGTGGCGGAGTGCTGGGAGGCGGCTGTGTGCAAGAGGAGATCCGCTTTGTGATTTGCCCGGAGCTGATGGTGTCCATGATGTTGACCCAGGCACTGCAGCCCACCGAAGCCGTGCTCATCATTG GCAGCGAACGTTACAGCAACTACTCTGGCTACGGCTCCAGCTTCCATTGGTCGGGTGATCACGTGGACGCCACCCCCATGGACTCGTCATTCCGCAGACGATGCGCGGTTCTGGCTTTGGACGCGATGCCGTTCCCGAACAAGACTGCGGGCGAGTGGGAGGTGCAAGCTATCGAGCGAGAGCTCAATAAG GCGTGGGTGGGGTTCTCGATCCACACGGAAGGCGAGGGCCTCCAGTACCCGGGAGTGGCCACAGGCAACTGGGGCTGCGGCGCCTTCGGGGGCTCGTCCACGTTGAAGTCCATGTTGCAGATCATGGCCAGTGCCCAGGCCGGGAGGCCGCTGGCCTACTGCACCTTCAGGGACGTGGCCAAGAGGGACTACATCAACCGGATGTACAGCCGCATGTGCAAACATGACGTCACCGTCG gGCAAATGTACAAAATGCTCGTGCAATATTCCCAGACTGCAAACACCGATGAGATGAAGATATTTCTAGAGAGTAGTTTGGAACAACATTGTAAACCGCCTGAAGTTAAACCGAAACAGAAACCGGAGCCGATGTCCATT AACCCTACTCCAGAATCTGCTGCAGATCAGAAACCCAAAGCTGAGGTAAATATAGAAAAAGAGCTGCTGAAAAACTCACCAGACATGTTCGAAGGTGATGAAATAATTGCTTCGAGCTCTGTAAAAAATGAAGATGATAACTTCTGGAGCCGTAACCTGAAGCTGTTATCACAAATGGACAAAATCGATCAAAATAGTGATAATCTGAATCTAACTCCGACATCAGATAGTCAAAGAGTCAAAGACGTGCCCATGGCCGAAGATAAACATGAAATGGAGGTGTCGCcagttgtaaaaaaaagtcTTGGTAAAAAAATAACCGATTATTTTTCAAAGCAATCTGATGTTAAGATGTCATGTGaataa